The following is a genomic window from Chania multitudinisentens RB-25.
GCCTTATTGGGCTGAATGTTTTGGCCCTGCGCCGTTTTTGCCCATGTCGCGCGAAGAAATGGACCAACTGGGTTGGGACAGTTGCGATGTGATCATTATCAGCGGTGATGCTTATGTTGATCATCCCAGTTTTGGTATGGCGATTATTGGCCGCATGCTGGAAGCACAGGGTTTCCGCGTGGGGATCATTGCTCAACCGGACTGGAGCAATAAAGACGATTTTATGCGCCTGGGTAAACCGAACCTGTTCTTTGGCATTACTGCTGGCAACATGGATTCGATGATCAACCGCTACACCGCCGATCGTAAATTGCGCCATGACGACGCTTATACGGCGGGCAATGAGGGGGGCAAACGCCCGGATCGCGCCACGCTGGTGTACAGCCAACGTTGTAAAGAAGCTTATAAAGAAGTGCCCATCGTTTTAGGCGGTATCGAAGCCAGCCTGCGCCGTATTGCGCACTATGACTACTGGTCGGATACCGTGCGCCGTTCAGTCTTGGTGGATTCCAAGGCCGATATCCTGATTTACGGCAACGGTGAACGCCCGTTAGTGGAGTTGGCGCACCGTCTGGCTGCGGGTGAAAAAATTCAGGATATTCATGATATCCGCAACACCGCTGTGATGCGCAAGCAGCCGTTACCGGGCTGGAGCGGGGTCGATTCCACCCGGCTGGATAAACCGGGCCGCATTGAGCCGATCCCGAACCCCTACGGCGAAGAATTGCCTTGTGCCGACGGCAGCCAGCCGGTGCCGGAAGCCAAACCGGTTACCGTGCGCGCCGCCAAGCCGAAACCCTGGGAAAAAACCTATGTGCTGCTGCCTTCTTTTGAGAAGGTGAAGGCGGACAAAGTGCTGTATGCCCACGCCTCGCGTATTCTGCACCATGAAACCAACCCTGGTTGCGCCCGGGCGTTAATGCAAAAGCATGGCGATCGCTATGTGTGGATCAACCCACCGGCGATCCCGCTGACCACGCCAGAAATGGACAGCGTTTTTGGCCTGCCCTATCAGCGTATTCCGCATCCGGCCTATGGCGAAGCCCGTATTCCGGCCTATGACATGATCCGTTTCTCGGTAAACATCATGCGCGGTTGCTACGGCGGCTGTTCGTTCTGTTCGATCACCGAGCATGAAGGGCGCATCATCCAGAGCCGCTCAGAGGATTCGATTGTTCGTGAAATCGAGGAGATCCGCGACAAAGTGCCGGGTTTCACCGGGGTGATTTCCGATCTAGGTGGCCCCACTGCCAACATGTATATGCTGCGCTGCACCAATCCGCGTGCGGAGCAGACCTGCCGCCGTGCGTCCTGTGTCTATCCAGAAATCTGTACTTACATGGATACCAACCACGAACCGACCATCAAGCTCTATCGCCGTGCCCGTGAACTGACGGGTATCAAGAAGATCCTGATTGCTTCTGGCGTGCGTTACGATCTGGCGGTGGAAGATCCGCGCTATATCAAGGAATTGGCGAGCCACCACGTGGGCGGTTACCTGAAAATTGCCCCGGAACATACCGAAGAAGGGCCGTTGTCGAAGATGATGAAGCCGGGTATGGGCAGCTATGATCGCTTCAAACAACTGTTCGATCAGTATTCCAAGCAGGCGGGTAAAGAGCAGTATCTGATCCCTTACTTCATCTCTGCACACCCAGGTACTCAGGATGAGGATATGGTGAATATGGCATTGTGGCTGAAGAAGCACCGTTTCCGCCTCGATCAGGTGCAGAACTTCTATCCTTCGCCGATGGCTAACTCCACCACTATGTATTACAGCGGTAAAAACCCCTTGGGCAAGGTGGGTTACAAGAGTGAAGACGTCTATATCCCGCGCGGTGAGCGCCAGCGCCGCCTGCATAAAGCACTGCTGCGTTACCACGATCCGGCCAACTGGCCGCTGATCCGCAGTGCCTTGGAAGAAATGGGGATGAAACATCTGATTGGCAGCCGGCGTGAATGCCTGGTGCCTGCGCCAAGCATTGACGAACAGCGTGAGGCTAAGCGCCTACAGCGCCGTACTCGCCCGGCGTTGACCAAACATACCGATATCACCCGCCAGCGCACGCCGTCGAATAAACCACCGGCGCGCAAACCGCTGCGCAGCGGCAAAGCGTAAGATTCAGTTTGAAGCAGGGGGAGCCAATGGCTCCTCTTTTTTATGCTGGCATTTTACAACTGGCTATACGCTGCTTCGACCTTGGCCATGTAACGTGGCGCCTGCGGTGAAGGGTGGTGTTGGCGCACGTGCCAGTGAAACGCGGCTGGTGACAGATTGTTGATCATGCTGATGGCTTTCTGGCGATCGCTGGAGAAAGTACGCAGCAGAGCACCGGCGCCATTGGCATAGGCCACTTCGGTGGCATAGCGTAAGGTGACCGGATTATCGATCCCGCCGAGTTGCCGTTGCAGTGAGGCCAAATAAGCGGTACCGAGGTCGATGTTGATTTCTGGATCGCGCAGTTGGTTGTCGTCTGGGCAGCCACTTTTGCCTTTAAAGCGGTAGGCATCACAGCCGGCGCTACCGGCCTTGAGCTGCATCAGGCCGATGGCATT
Proteins encoded in this region:
- a CDS encoding YgiQ family radical SAM protein → MSTTSLIQPERELFSYKPYWAECFGPAPFLPMSREEMDQLGWDSCDVIIISGDAYVDHPSFGMAIIGRMLEAQGFRVGIIAQPDWSNKDDFMRLGKPNLFFGITAGNMDSMINRYTADRKLRHDDAYTAGNEGGKRPDRATLVYSQRCKEAYKEVPIVLGGIEASLRRIAHYDYWSDTVRRSVLVDSKADILIYGNGERPLVELAHRLAAGEKIQDIHDIRNTAVMRKQPLPGWSGVDSTRLDKPGRIEPIPNPYGEELPCADGSQPVPEAKPVTVRAAKPKPWEKTYVLLPSFEKVKADKVLYAHASRILHHETNPGCARALMQKHGDRYVWINPPAIPLTTPEMDSVFGLPYQRIPHPAYGEARIPAYDMIRFSVNIMRGCYGGCSFCSITEHEGRIIQSRSEDSIVREIEEIRDKVPGFTGVISDLGGPTANMYMLRCTNPRAEQTCRRASCVYPEICTYMDTNHEPTIKLYRRARELTGIKKILIASGVRYDLAVEDPRYIKELASHHVGGYLKIAPEHTEEGPLSKMMKPGMGSYDRFKQLFDQYSKQAGKEQYLIPYFISAHPGTQDEDMVNMALWLKKHRFRLDQVQNFYPSPMANSTTMYYSGKNPLGKVGYKSEDVYIPRGERQRRLHKALLRYHDPANWPLIRSALEEMGMKHLIGSRRECLVPAPSIDEQREAKRLQRRTRPALTKHTDITRQRTPSNKPPARKPLRSGKA
- a CDS encoding transglycosylase SLT domain-containing protein, translated to MKLSLLVRFRLSMVCLMLLLAGCADNKPHNNYGYEPRSYQSAIEDAAGQYGIDKKLITAMIQVESSFNPNAVSKSNAIGLMQLKAGSAGCDAYRFKGKSGCPDDNQLRDPEINIDLGTAYLASLQRQLGGIDNPVTLRYATEVAYANGAGALLRTFSSDRQKAISMINNLSPAAFHWHVRQHHPSPQAPRYMAKVEAAYSQL